In the Ipomoea triloba cultivar NCNSP0323 chromosome 6, ASM357664v1 genome, one interval contains:
- the LOC116023460 gene encoding uncharacterized protein LOC116023460, protein MHSQAAFIVKFNGLNFAEWHEQIQFHLGVLDLDLALLIDKPAAIDDTSSADDVAFHQAWERSNRLSIMLMRMTLGSNIKSTIPKFDSAKDLLKHVEKKSLSECADKALVGTLMGKLTTMKFDGSRSMHKHVTEMLTLAAKLRSMEMEVSDTFLVQFILNSLPHEYETFQVNYNSIKDKWNVLELHKMLTQEETRLKGQGIHSINLMSQSRAGKKFGKKNQKGKKGPMKTNESSSQIHKKEHKNDKCHFCKKFGHFSERLP, encoded by the coding sequence ATGCATTCGCAAGCTGCGTTTATTGTAAAGTTTAATGGGCTAAATTTTGCTGAGTGGCATGAACAAATTCAGTTTCACCTCGGTGTTCTGGATCTTGATCTAGCACTCTTGATTGACAAGCCCGCTGCTATTGATGATACTAGTAGTGCTGATGATGTAGCTTTCCATCAAGCATGGGAAAGGTCAAATAGACTTAGCATAATGCTTATGCGAATGACACTTGGAAGCAACATCAAGTCAACCATTCCCAAATTTGACAGTGCTAAGGATTTGTTGAAACATGTGGAGAAAAAATCACTTTCTGAATGTGCTGATAAGGCCCTAGTAGGCACACTTATGGGTAAACTGACCACCATGAAATTTGATGGTTCGCGTTCCATGCATAAACATGTTACTGAGATGTTAACCTTAGCAGCAAAATTAAGGTCTATGGAAATGGAAGTGAGTGATACTTTccttgttcaatttattttaaactctttgcctCACGAGTATGAGACATTCCAAgtgaattataattccattaaaGATAAGTGGAATGTGCTCGAATTGCATAAAATGCTAACTCAAGAGGAAACAAGGCTTAAGGGACAAGGGATTCACTCAATTAATCTCATGAGTCAGTCAAGAGCTGGtaaaaagtttggaaagaagaaTCAGAAGGGTAAGAAAGGACCAATGAAGACTAATGAGTCCTCTTCTCAAATCCACAAAAAGGAACATAAGAATGACAAGTGTCATTTCTGCAAGAAATTTGGACATTTTTCAGAAAGATTGCCTTAA